The following is a genomic window from Geobacillus subterraneus.
GAGGTACATGTTGTATTTGCCGACCGCTTTGCCGACAAAGGCAATTTCGGCAAGCACATGGCGGGCGCAGCCGTTCGGACAGCCCGTCATGCGGATCGTGATTTCTTCGTCGCGCAAGCCGTTTTCATCGATGATTTCCTCGATTTTATCGAGCAGTTTCGGCAAGTACCGCTCCGCTTCCGCCATCGCGAGGCCGCATGTCGGCAGCGCGACACAGGCGAGCGCGTTGCGGCGCAAGGCGGTGTACCGACGTCCGTCGGTCAGGCCGTACTTGGCGATCAGCGCCTCGATTTCCGGTTTTTTCTCGCTCGTGACGTTGGCGATCACTAAGTTTTGGTTTGCTGTCAGCCGGAAATCGCCGGTATGAACGTTGGCGATTTCGCGCAGGCCAGTCATCAGCTTGTAATCGTCGTAGTCTTTGACGCGGCCGCCTTCGACAAACAGTGTGAAATGCCACGTTCCGTTGACGCCTTCGACCCAGCCGTAACGGTCGCCGTTATGCTCGAAATGGTACGGGCGCGCTTCGCCGAGCTTCCAACCGAGGCGGCGTTCAATTTCCTCTTTCACGACTTCAAGGCCAAGCCGGTCGATCGTGTATTTGAAGCGGGCGTTTTTGCGCGACGAGCGGTTGCCATAGTCGCGCTGAACGGTCATAATTTTTTCCGCCACCTCAACGACTTGATCCGGCGTGCAGAAGCCGATCACTTTAGCAAGCTGCGGGTACGTCGTTTTGTCGCCGTGGGTCATCCCCATGCCCCCGCCGATGGCGACGTTAAATCCGGCGAGCTTGCCGTCTTCCACGATGGCGATCAACCCGATATCTTGTGAGAATACATCGACATCATTGGACGGCGGGACGGCGATACCGATTTTAAATTTCCGCGGCAAGTACGTCGGACCGTAAATCGGTTCTTCCTCGCCGTCGACTTGCGGCGTGCCAGCTACTTTTTCTTCATCCAGCCAAATTTCATAATACGCCCGTGTCCGCGGCAACAAATGGTCGCTTAACAGTTTCGCCCATTCATACACTTCCGCATGCACTTCCGACTGGTATGGGTTCGGATTGCACATGACGTTCCGGTTGACGTCACCGCAGGCAGCGAGCGTTGTCATGAGCGCGCCGTTAATGGCTTGCATCGTTTTTTTCACGTTCCATTTCAGGACGCCGTGCAATTGGAACGCTTGGCGCGTCGTTAATTTTAACGTGCCGTTCGCGTACTTGCGGGCGATTTCGTCCATGACAAGCCACTGCTCCGGCGTCGCCACCCCGCCCGGTGTGCGGACGCGAATCATGAACTGGTACGCCGGCTCCAATTTTTGTTTTTGCCGCTCGGTGCGGACATCACGGTCGTCTTGCAAGTAGCTGCCGTGAAACTTCATCAGCCGGTTGTCATCATCCGGGATGCCGCCGCTGATCGGGTCTTCCATCGTTTCGGCGAGCGTGCCGCGCAAGTAATGGCTTTCCTGTTTAATGCGCTCGACATCGCTTGGCGGTCCGTCCGGCGCTTTTAACACGACTTTCGCCATTTCCGATTCCACTCCTTCTTTAGAGATTAATAGACGTCGCGTTGGTACCGTTTTTGTTTTTGCATTTCCGTCAAATACGCTTCTGCTTGTTCGCGGCTCATGCCGCCTTCTTTTTCAATAAGATCAATGAGCGTCTGGTGGACGTCGCGCGCCATGTGCTGCTTGTCGCCGCAAATGTAGACGACGGCGCCTTCCTCGAGCCAGCCGAACAGCTCTTTGCTTCGTTCAAGCATCCGGTGCTGGACGTATACTTTTTTCTCCGTATCGCGCGAGAAAGCGACATCCATTCTTGTCAGCACACCGCTTTTCAGCCAGGCGAGCCATTCCGTTTGATACAGGAAGTCAGTCACAAAATGCTGGTCGCCAAAGAAAAGCCATGATTTTCCGTTCGCTCCTGTCGCCTCGCGCTCTTGCATAAAGGCGCGGAACGGCGCCACCCCCGTGCCCGGTCCGACCATAATGATCGGCGTCGACGGATCTTTCGGCAGCTTGAAGTTCGGATTCGGTTGAATAAAGACCGGGAGCGTATCACCGATGTGAATGCGCTCGGCGCAAAACGTCGAGCACACCCCTTTGCGCAGGCGGCCGTAAGACTCATAACGAACCGCACCGATCGTCAAATGCACCTCGTCCGGATACGCAGCTAAGCTGCTCGCGATCGAATACAGGCGCGGCGGCATTTTTCGCAAAATGGAAATGACTTGTTGCGGCGCAGCGTCCCACGAGCCAAAATCGCGCAGGGCATCGAGCAAGTCGCGGCCTTTGGCGTATTCTTTTAATTTCGCCTCATTGCCCGGAGCAACAAGCTCTTGAAGCGCGCTGTTTTTCGATAACGGCGCCAGTTTTTGCAGCAGTGCTTTCGTCAAAACGGTGATTTCAAAATGGGACGTGAGCGCTTCTTTCAGCGACCGCACTTCTCCGTCCTTGTCAATCGTCACTGTTTCTTCCGGGTTCCATTTCATTTCTTGGATGACAAGGTCAACAAGCTCTGGATCGTTTTTCGGGAAAATGCCAAGCGCATCGCCCGGCTCATATTTCAAACCCGATCCTTCGAGCGACAATTCGAGATGGCGCGTTTCTTTATTCGATCCGCGGCCGTTTAAGTTAATGTTTTCCAACACCTCAGCTAGGAACGGGTTTTTCCGCGAATAGACGACGGCAGGCTCAGCTTTCGGCGCCGCAGCCACAGCCGACAAGAGCGGAGTTGTTCCACCGTTGGCATTGGCTTGTTTGCTCAACTCGCCAAGCACGCCATCGAGCCATTTCGCCGCTGCTTCCTCGTAATCGACATCGCAATCGACGCGTGGATAAAACCGCGTTCCGCCAAGCTCCTCCAACCGCTTATCGAAATCTTTCCCCGTCTGGCAAAAATGCTCGTACGACGTATCGCCGAGCGCGAGGACGGAGAAACGGAGATGATCCAGTTTTGGCGCCCGCTTGCTGTGAAGAAATTCGTAAAACGACACCGCGTTGTCCGGCGGATCGCCTTCCCCATGCGTGCTCACGACGATGAGCAGCGTCTCGACTTTCTTCAATTCATTCGGCTTAAAGTCAAGCATGGACGACACTTTCGCCTCGAATCCGCGCTCCTTGAGCGCCTTGCCGGCTTTTTCAGCCAACTTTTGCGCGTTGCCGGTTTGTGAACCGTAAAGAACAGTCACTTCTTTCGAAACCGGCTTGCCACCCCCGGCAAACAGCGTCGGCGCCTCGGCATCGAGAACGCTCACCGCGGTCTCGGCTGCGGCCAAATACCCGCTCAGCCACAGCTTTTGCGACGGCGTCAACGTCGGCAACAAACGGTTCAGGAGCTCGATCTGCTCCTGACTAAACGGACTGTTAGTGACTTGCAGCTGCAACGTGTCCACCCCTCAATATAAAATAGAATGATGGCGGAATTTCTTTCTGAACTTTTATCGGTGTGGCCGCCAAACATCCATTATTCCTATAAAACAAGTAGGCTTTAAATGTTATATCATATTTACACTTTACCGCAAAACAAAACATTAGTAAAATAAATATAAATTATTAAAACTATTAATATTTCTAATCAATATCTACGCTTGGATGAAGCCATCACGGGCAGGGGGGAATGAGTATGTATTATGACGAATTAAAAACGTTTATTACGTTGGCAGAAGTGAAAAATTTCACAAAAACAGCTGAAATCCTCCACCTCTCCCAGCCGAGTGTCAGTTTGCACATTAAAAATTTAGAAAAGGAGTTTCAAACCAAACTGTTCATCCGTTCCCCGAAACGGCTGCGCATGACGCCAACCGGTGAACTTCTGTATGACCGCGCCAAACAAATGATGGCGCTTTATGAACAGACGAAACAAGACATTTTAGAGCATCACCACTCGGTGAAAGGCGAATTAAAAATCGGCGCCAGCTTTACGATCGGGGAGTATATTTTGCCGCCGTTTTTGCTCGACTTCCAACAGCGCTACCCGGAACTCGAACTTGAGGTGATGATCGGCAACACAAAAGAAATCGTCGAACTCGTCCGCTCGTACCAAGTGGATATCGGCTTGATCGAAGGACAAACGAACGAAAAAGAACTGTCCGTTCACCCGTTCATGCAGGACGAACTTGTCATCGTTGCTTCAAACTGCCACGAATTGGCACAAAAAGAGGAAGTGACGATCACCGATTTGCAAAATGAAGCATGGGTAGCACGCGAAATCGGTTCCGGCACACGCGAATACTTCAACCACTTCATCCGCTCAAACGGATTAAAGGTGAAATCGCTCATGATCATCAGCAGCAACCAAGGCATTAAAGAAATGTTAATCAACGGCAACGCCTTGTCCTTGTTGTCGCGCAGCGTCGTCGCCCGCGACATCGAGCACGGCCACCTGTCCATCGTTCGCCTGAAGCACCCGCCGTTTTACCGGATGCTTTCTTATATTTATTCGCCGGTTATGGAAAACAAACAAAGCGTCCGCATTTTCCTTGAAACGTTGCAAACCAACTGGACGGGCGCCAACAAATAACAGAAGGGCGCGGTCATCGATGACCCGCCCTCACACTTCCATCTCTCCATGACGAATGTGCGGCATTTCGATTTGAATCGTCGCATGGCGAATGTGAAAGCGCGTTTCGACCAAATCAATCGCCCGCTGCAAAACCGCCTGTCCATCGCATCCTTCCTCAATGAGCAAATGGCAGCTTAACGAATCAAGCCCCGAGGTGATCGTCCAAATATGCAAATCGTGGACATCGATCACCCCATCAGTGATCTATTGATTTGTATCAAATTATTCTTATGTTTATTAATCATTGATTTTAAGCCAATTTCGAAGCTTATCCAATCTATAAAATCTAACAAAAATCATTGATTTCTATTAAAAATGTGGTCAAAATGTGGTCACGTGGTCAAGAAGGCCGGAGTCTTACTCCGCCTTCTTTTTTTCAGAAGTCCTGCTTACACAACACCTCATGCTACACGCAATATTCGTTCTTGGAGTATTTCTCTGGCTTTCCAAAAAAATTACTTCAAGGTAATCGGACAGATACTTATGTCGAAAAATTAATCTGAATTTATATAACCAAGAAATATTTTTTGATATTTTTGAATATTACACTTATTTTATTTGCTAATCACACTCTTTCTTCTTATTACTGTAGATGAGCAAATTCACTAACATAAATTGACAACCAAACAAAAAAGGAGACATGAACCCGACTCCTTGGTTAAAATAGATGTGCTAACCAACCATTCACAAGGAGGTTCATGTCTCATGAATAGATTAGCACATCATCAAGGAATCCACAAGTTTTTCTTCGCATTGGGGTTGGCATTGCATTTCTCGAAGCCGGTTCTGAAGCATCTCGTTCATATCGTCGATGCCTTGACCACCAAGGGATTCTCGGGAACGCTGACGGATCTCCATCACTGGAGTTTTCATCCCAATCATCGAACAACGCTCAGCCATTTTTTCACGAAAAGCCCTTGGGATGAAGAGACGTTGCTTCGCAAACTCCAGCAATGGATCCTTCATCGCATCAAGCGAATCGCCAAACGGGAGAATCAACCCCTTTTTGTTTCGATTGATGATACCATTTGCCAAAAAACGAAGCCTTCGTCACGGGCTGCACACGCCATTCAAGGGTGTGGTTGGCATTTCTCTCACAAAGATCATCAATCGGTCTGGGGGCATTCGCTCGTTTGGCTGATGGTGCACACCTTCACGCAGGCGTTCCCATTTGCGTTCCGCCTGTATGACAAGAAGGCGGGAAGGAGCAAAATCGACCTGGCGATCGAGATGCTTTCCTCACTCAAGGTGGAACCGGATCGGCCGGTGTATGTGCTCATGGATTCGTGGTACCCGTCCAAAAAGCTCATCGAAGCCTGCTTGAGCAAGGGATTTCATGTCATCGCGATGCTCAAGACGAACCGGATTCTTTATCCGAAAGGCATTGCGATCCAAGCGAAGCAGTTCGCCCGCTATATCGAGCCCCAAGACACCCGCCTCGTCACGGTGGGGAAGGAGCGTTACCGCGTGTATCGCTATGAGGGGGCGATCCATGGCCTCGATGACGCGGTGGTGCTGCTGGCTTGGAAGGCGGATCAGCCGATGACACCGGAACATCTCCATTGCGTCTTGAGCACCGACCGGGAGCTAGGCGATGAAGACATCTTGCGTTACTATGCCCAGCGTTGGACAATCGAATGCTTTTTCCGACAGGCGAAAGATCAACTGAAGCTGGATGGATACCGCGTCCGCCACATTCGGGCGGTGAAACGGTATTGGGCGGTGGTGCTCTTGGCCTGCGTGTACAGCATAGCGGAATCCCAGCAAGACCTCTCCACCGGATTGGAGCTTCTTCGATCGCGGAAAGGCCACAGCGTCGTCGAGTTCATTTATAACGCCGCGAAGCAAGAGATTCCCATTGATGTGATCAAAAAACAGCTCCATGTCGCCTAAGGGGTTCCCTGTTTGTCTCTCTAACCATGGAAATTATTGTAATGAAAAATGCTCATCTACAGCTTATTATTTTTTTGCTAACAAAGTCATTATAATACAGTTCATAATATGCTAAATTTCCGCAAAAATAACACTTGCAACGACTATATGTTTTTTGTACATGAGGAATGTGAAGTAACTTTAATCCCTCTCTTATATGTTTTTGACAAACAAATATCATAAATTATCCCCCCGATTAAATACACACTAATGGATTACTCCAATTTCCTCATAATTCATTACCGGCTAATAGAGATACACTTTATTCTTAGGAATGTAAGGGGATGTCAGCCGTACCATACTTCATTAGGAACTGTCATATGAAAGCATTGGTTCATCAGGTTCGCATACACGTTGTAGGGAAGATTACGCTCATCTTTTCCTTATATTTCCGTACCGTATCAACCACAAACCTTCTTCGATCATGACGAAAGCCTGTTTATTACAAAATAAAAGTGTAAAGATTTGCAGAGAATTGGATTTGTGCCAACTTTACATGAAGAAGTGGGCGTGATAGCCTCGCTGGGCGAAGCCAACCATTGATATTGCTGGCTTTTTGGCTTGATAGTCACGCCTACAGAGACTCCATGTCAAGTTGCAATTCTTTGCACTTCCTTTTGCAAAACTCTATATTTTTTCTTTTCCAAAAACATACGAGCCACAATCTTTGGAAACACACTGATCCCTTGTTTACTAAGTTTTTGCCTATAACAACCTATGTGAAAAACGACTATCGAGTTGAAGTTTTTTGGAAGTCATCATCCCACAAAACGTTGAACCCCTAGCACGAGGTAAAATCTCGCTGTTTCGTTTTAATTTATATCAATCTCCGTAGAAATATTTTTTCGTTGATATGGTTTGCAAGCAAACACCCAAATAATCGCTACAATTCCTCCCTGCACAGCATAGATCCAGCGATAACTGAGTATCTCCCCAAGGAAGCCCATTGCTATATATACAACAAGTGATATGACGGAAAAAAAGGTATTAAAAGTAGAATAAACTCTTCCTTGATAATCAAGTTCGGTACTTTTCAGAGCCTCAGTTAAATACATAATTCTCGTTTGAAAAGTGATACCGATAAGAAAATAGCCCAGAACTGCCATCCACATATTTTGAGACAAGGAAAAAAATATAAGGCTAAACGCCAAAGACAATAAACCCAAATGCATTAATGGCTTATCCCCGTATATACGCGAGACAATCGGTAAAACCAATCCCCCGATTAGTGCTCCAACACCAAAGGAAGCATCGATAAACCCGAATCCATTTGTTCCAACCTTTAATTCATTAAGTGCAAAAGGGGCGATAATCACATTAATGGTGCGAAGAATCACAATAAACAGGAGAACCATTAGATATTTAGGAATGATTTCTCGATGGAATCGTATATACGTGATTCCATCGTTCAACTCACCCCAAAATTTCGTCCATGCTCCACCTTTATCAGTTATTCTGGCTGGTCTTATCACTTCTCTTCTCATAGCCAACAAGCAGAACGCCGAAAATATGAATGTACTGGCGTTCAAGATCATGATGACCATAGGAGAAGAGTAAGTAATGATCAATCCGGCCGCGCTTGCACCAATCAATCCACCGATTTGGTTTGCGATCGAACTGAAGGAGTTCGCTGAAAGGAGCATTTCTTTTGGAATAACCTCACGAATCAGTGCCATCGTGGAAGGATTATACACTTGGTCACCCAGCGCAACGAAAAAAGCCATCGCATACAAATGCCATGGTTGAAGCTGTCCCAGCCACCAAAAAATAGGTATAGCAAGCACAATAACAGCTCGAAAAAGATCCATATAAACTGATAGCAACCTACGGTCCCATCGATCGACAAATACACCGATAAACGGTGACAACAAGATACCAGGAATAGCAGCACAAACAAGAACAACAGCAACTGAAAAACTTGCTCCGGTTAACTTTATTGCCAACCAGCTATTAGCAATAAACTGCATCCCCGTACCAAACATCGAGACTGTCGTACCGATAAAGTAAAATAGGAACGGTCGTTGGCGCAATATCTCAAATCTTTCGCGTATAAGTTCATTCATAAAGAGTCATCACCAATCTGATCGTTTACTTCTACTACTATTTGATTTAATAATTGATCTACAATTCTATTTGCAGCCGTTGCATCGTCTGCAACAACCACTAAATCGCCTATCCAGTCATCATTTGATGTTGGATATCGTACCTGATCGCCTATTTTGACTTTCCATTGAAATTTCTCGACAAACTGGCAACCTTCAATTAATTCCATACCTTTCAATACGCAAATCTTCCCTGTTTTTGGTGCAGTGAAATGATATACACTTGCACCTTTTTTCCATTTTGGCGTCAAATCAGGTTTTTCACCAACAAACATCTTGATAGTTTCACGAATAGGGTCTATTCCCGTCGCTTTATAAATCAGTTGCGGGACAATACCACCAGCTAATCTAGGATTTATCTCTACAAGATAGGGACCTCTCTTGGTAAGAATGAGTTCTGTGTGACACGGACCGAAATCATATCCAATCGTTCCAAGAAGATGTCTTACGTAGTTAGTAATTTCTTTGGAATTTTTAATTTCAACAGGAAAACTTGCTCCTACCTCTACAAAATAAGGATAACCCGTTAGCTTTCGATCGGTAATTCCTAAAACGTGGTGATCACCGTTCATGGAGAAAGTTTCGACACTAACTAAGTGACCTTCCAAATACTCCTCTATCAAAAAATCGGACGAGCGCTTCAGTCCACGATTGTTATCAAGGTTTAGTCTGTTTTTTTCGTACATCTCTTCCAATTCGGATTTATTGTAAACAATTCTCACGTTTCTACTTCCTGTGTTGTCCACTGGTTTAAACACACATGGATAGCCTATTTGTTCAGCAAGAAAATAGGCTTCCTCCAAACTATTTCCACTTCCCCATCGTGGGACAGGAATTCCATTTTCGGAGCATACCTGTCTAGTGATATGTTTGAGACGCGCTGTCTTTACAGCTTTAGGATTACATGCAGGCAGACCTAATCTTTTTGCAACCTCAGCTACAATTGGTGCGTAAAATTCACTGAAGCTTAATATTCCGTCAAAAGGGTGTTGCATTTTAAATTGCTTTAAGTATTGCAATAATTCATCTGGCTCATTTGTTGGACATTCTTTGATACGGTCTGCGTACCGTAATGGATGATCGTCTAATCTCCTTCCCTTCATATAGTGTTCAAGATTTGCTGTCACAAACGTCACGCTATAACCAAGTTCCTTTGCGATGCTTATAGCTTCAATCCCGTTTCCTGGATTACTCTCAACAAATACAATATGCTTCAACTCAAATTCCTCCTTTCACACATGATGATTCTCAACATTATTTATGACAACATTTATCCTTCTTGAAGCTGCTTCTGCCCGGTTGATAGCTTCCTCAACAGTATCACCTTCAGCTACCACGTAACCAACTCGATCCAAACTACTACTCAACTCCGAAATATAGGTTCCAACTTCTTTCAACATTCTCACTTCTCTGATTCCAGCCATCGCTTTGACTGATTCAATCCCTTCAAAACGTTCAATCATCCCAATGTTTGCATTAACGTAACGGATAGCAGCTGCTTTCGATCGAGTTGCAGTTAAATCAACTGGCCTACCAAGAGCCGCTTCAACCATTATTTTATATATGTTACAACCTGTTGCGATATCTACTAACATAGGAATCCGATCGCCACCTGGACGAGTCTGGGTTTCAATGATGTGAACCCCTTTTGATGAGAGCTTTACTTCCGTGTGAGCTGGACCAAAGGTGTGACCGACGGCGTCTAACAATTCTTGCACTTCGTCGAATATTGCTGTTTTTTCTTCGTGGCTAACACGAGCCGGAACAGCATGCCCCATTTCAATGAAGTGGGGCGCTCCAGTTGTTAATTTTTCTGTGATAGCCAACAGCGTATGTCGTCCATCAATTGTCATTGTTTCAACGCTGAACTCAACCCCATCTATATACTCTTCCACCAAACATGGAAACAATATATTATTTCGACAGGCGTGTTGATTATCCAATAAAATCCAAAGGGTATAGAAAAAAGAGCACCTTTCCTGTAGAATGTGAGTAACGACACAAACAAACCCAGGAGGTGCTCTCTATGAACAAGCATACCACACTCCCGAATTTGATGCAAAAACTTGTTTCGGATGAAGAGATTCAACTGATTGCCGAAGCGGTTGGGTATCGTGATTCGTCTCGAACCTTTACGTTGCGCGAGTTGATTCACTTCTTCCTGCTGGCCGCCATGCATCAATGGAAAAGCTTTCGCCACGGAGCCGATGTGGGGCCTCTGTATGGATTGCCGCGATTCCATTATTCAACTGTATCCAAGAAAGCGAAAGAAGTTCCCTATGACATCATGAAACGCTTGTTGGCGTTGATCATTTCCAAGTGCAACCGCCAAACCCGCCGTTCGCTTCGGTTTCCCAAACCGCTTCGGGTGGTGGATTCGACGACCGTCACGGTCGGGAAAAACCGCCTCCCATGGGCGCCGTATCACGGCGAACGCGCCGGAGTGAAGCTGCACGTCGCGTATTCGCCGGAATCCTCGCTGCCGGCAGACGTGGTGGAAACGACCGGACTGCGTCACGATGGCCCAGTGGGAGAACAGTTGACGAACGCTCAACAAGTGCTGGTGGAAGACCGGGCGTATTTCAAAATCGAACGCCTCGATCGATTTGTGGAGCAGCATCAGCTCTTTGTCATTCGAATGAAGGACAACATCGAACTTCATCAGAAAAAAAGCTTGAAACGCCTTTCCAGCACATCTTCATCGGTTCAAGCCGACTTCACGTGCCAGTTGGGGACGAAACAATGCCGATCGACCAAGCGTCACCGGGTAGTGATCTTTCGAGATGCAAATGGCCGCGACATTCGGGTCGTGACGAACCTCTTCCATGCGTCTGCGGAAACCATTGCCGACATGTACCAACAACGTTGGACCGTTGAAGTCTTTTTCCGTTGGGTGAAGCAATATCTGAATGTCCCGACCTTGTTTGGCACGACGGAAAATGCGGTATACAACCAACTGTTTGCGGCGTTCATCGCGTATGTGTTGCTGCGATGGCTGTATGATCAAACCAAAAAACAGACGAACGTCTCTCTTTCCTTCATTTCGTTCGTTCGCCGTTTTTTCTCTGGGCAGCTTCCTCTCGATTGGAAATCCGGGATGGCCGCTGCTTTGTTTGAGTATGCCCAAATTTATGGAAGGCGTATGTATAATTTTGGATAATCAACACTCGTGTTATTTCGAGATTTTTGCTCTTCCAACTCAGACATGTCTATGATCAGCCTGACACCTTTGCTTCCAGTTCCATCAATTGGCTTTAAAATGATAGGTCCTCCAACACTTTGAAAAAAACGAACAATCTCTTCGAAATTGTTGACAACGCTAAAACGTACAGGATTGCAGTTGGAAGCCAACATTTGCTGTCGCATTTTGTATTTATCACGGGTATTTTCTACCGCTTTAACAGGGGTATTGAGCAAACCAAACTCTTCTGCCATCTTGGACGCAGTCAATAGCGAAAATTCCGTTACGCTCAGTACCGCATCAAACGGGCGAATACGATGTAAACAGCGAATGAATTCTTCCAGATCAGGATTGTCGTTGAGCTCCATCATGTGCACGACATCAGCAATTTGTAAATCTTGAGGACGCAAACGATTTTTGTGCTGAATAAAAGTAAGGTGAATATTCTCCGCTAGTTTGGCATATTCAATTGCTTGAGTGTACCCTCCAACCATCAATACTCGTTTTATCGACATTTCGATTCCCCCGTTTCAATTAATTTTTTTATAGAAAAGTGAAATTCCTTTTCCAATTGGAACCAAGACTTCCTCATACATTCCACAAGCACGAATGATTGAAAAAAACGGAACTAAATCATCTGGATTTGGATACAATGAATTATCAACCAACAATAAACCACCAGGAACTAAAATGTCATCAATATATCTCCACCAATCAACATAATAAGTTCGGACAGCATCTAGAAAGATAACATCTTGTTTTCCTTTAAACGACTGTAAAACATCGCCGATGTTCTCGTGGATGGGGTTTATTAATGTTTCTGTTCTCGCTTTTTTAAAATGTTCCAAAGCAATGAGATATTTCTGTTCATGCCATTCCACTGTAGTTACGATACCGCCGCGCTGTCTCAGTGCTTCCGCTATCCATATGGTAGAATAGCCACAACCTGTGCCAAGCTCAAGTACAGTTGAGTAGTGACTGAGAGAGAGCAGAATATATAAAAATCGCCCTGCATCTTCACCTATAATCAGCATCTGATCCTTCTTTTCCGTTGTACGGCTGTCATGTTCGGTAGCAAATTGTTGTATGTCTTTTAAAATTAGCAATGTTCGTTCGTCCATTCATTGTTCCTCGCTTTCCAAAATGATATTCTTCTATGTATCATGAATAAGTATCATGAATAAAATAAAAATAGTGAAAACACTCGTACCTTCTCATGTAACACCATGAAAAGGAAACGAGTGTACGCTCTTTTATCCTAATTATTTGTTTGACGAGGGAACACTAGCAATAATATTTTGCAAGATAGTCCATCATACGGCTCATGTCCGTCCACGTCTCTCTGTTTGTCTGACGGAATGCCTCCTCTAGTGCTGCTTCCACTTCTTCTTGTTTTCCGTTTGCAGCCCACTCGTGCAAAAGCATACCTGTGTAGCCAACATGACGAATCTCATCGTTCAAGATCACTTTCAGAACGTCCAAGGTTTTCTCCGGCCAT
Proteins encoded in this region:
- a CDS encoding ATP-grasp domain-containing protein, translating into MSIKRVLMVGGYTQAIEYAKLAENIHLTFIQHKNRLRPQDLQIADVVHMMELNDNPDLEEFIRCLHRIRPFDAVLSVTEFSLLTASKMAEEFGLLNTPVKAVENTRDKYKMRQQMLASNCNPVRFSVVNNFEEIVRFFQSVGGPIILKPIDGTGSKGVRLIIDMSELEEQKSRNNTSVDYPKLYIRLP
- a CDS encoding O-methyltransferase, producing the protein MDERTLLILKDIQQFATEHDSRTTEKKDQMLIIGEDAGRFLYILLSLSHYSTVLELGTGCGYSTIWIAEALRQRGGIVTTVEWHEQKYLIALEHFKKARTETLINPIHENIGDVLQSFKGKQDVIFLDAVRTYYVDWWRYIDDILVPGGLLLVDNSLYPNPDDLVPFFSIIRACGMYEEVLVPIGKGISLFYKKIN
- a CDS encoding ATP-grasp domain-containing protein, which gives rise to MEEYIDGVEFSVETMTIDGRHTLLAITEKLTTGAPHFIEMGHAVPARVSHEEKTAIFDEVQELLDAVGHTFGPAHTEVKLSSKGVHIIETQTRPGGDRIPMLVDIATGCNIYKIMVEAALGRPVDLTATRSKAAAIRYVNANIGMIERFEGIESVKAMAGIREVRMLKEVGTYISELSSSLDRVGYVVAEGDTVEEAINRAEAASRRINVVINNVENHHV
- a CDS encoding IS4-like element IS5377 family transposase, giving the protein MNKHTTLPNLMQKLVSDEEIQLIAEAVGYRDSSRTFTLRELIHFFLLAAMHQWKSFRHGADVGPLYGLPRFHYSTVSKKAKEVPYDIMKRLLALIISKCNRQTRRSLRFPKPLRVVDSTTVTVGKNRLPWAPYHGERAGVKLHVAYSPESSLPADVVETTGLRHDGPVGEQLTNAQQVLVEDRAYFKIERLDRFVEQHQLFVIRMKDNIELHQKKSLKRLSSTSSSVQADFTCQLGTKQCRSTKRHRVVIFRDANGRDIRVVTNLFHASAETIADMYQQRWTVEVFFRWVKQYLNVPTLFGTTENAVYNQLFAAFIAYVLLRWLYDQTKKQTNVSLSFISFVRRFFSGQLPLDWKSGMAAALFEYAQIYGRRMYNFG
- a CDS encoding ATP-grasp domain-containing protein, which encodes MKHIVFVESNPGNGIEAISIAKELGYSVTFVTANLEHYMKGRRLDDHPLRYADRIKECPTNEPDELLQYLKQFKMQHPFDGILSFSEFYAPIVAEVAKRLGLPACNPKAVKTARLKHITRQVCSENGIPVPRWGSGNSLEEAYFLAEQIGYPCVFKPVDNTGSRNVRIVYNKSELEEMYEKNRLNLDNNRGLKRSSDFLIEEYLEGHLVSVETFSMNGDHHVLGITDRKLTGYPYFVEVGASFPVEIKNSKEITNYVRHLLGTIGYDFGPCHTELILTKRGPYLVEINPRLAGGIVPQLIYKATGIDPIRETIKMFVGEKPDLTPKWKKGASVYHFTAPKTGKICVLKGMELIEGCQFVEKFQWKVKIGDQVRYPTSNDDWIGDLVVVADDATAANRIVDQLLNQIVVEVNDQIGDDSL